Proteins encoded within one genomic window of Pongo pygmaeus isolate AG05252 chromosome 6, NHGRI_mPonPyg2-v2.0_pri, whole genome shotgun sequence:
- the TAS2R4 gene encoding taste receptor type 2 member 4, which translates to MLQLFYFSAIIASVILNFVGIIMNLFIMVVNCKTWVKSHRISSSDRILFSLGITRFLMLGLFLVNTIFFVSSNTERSVYLSAFFVLCFMFLDSSSLWFVTLLNILYCVKITNFQHSVFLLLKQNISPKIPRLLLACVLISAFTTCLYITLSQASPFPELVTKRNNTSFNTHEGILSLVVSLVLSSSLQFIINVTSASLLIHSLRRHIQKMQKNATGFWNPQTEAHVGAMKLMIYFLILYIPYSVATLVQYLPFYVGMDMGTKAICLIFATLYSPGHSVLIIITHPKLKTTAKKILCFKK; encoded by the coding sequence ATGCTTCAGTTATTCTATTTCTCTGCTATTATTGcctcagttattttaaattttgtaggaATCATTATGAATCTATTTATTATGGTGGTCAATTGCAAAACTTGGGTCAAAAGCCATAGAATCTCTTCTTCTGATAGGATCCTGTTCAGCCTGGGCATCACCAGGTTTCTTATGCTGGGACTATTTCTGGTGAATACCATCTTCTTCGTCTCTTCAAATACGGAAAGGTCAGTCTACCTGTCTGCTTTTTTTGTGTTGTGTTTCATGTttttggactcaagcagtctCTGGTTTGTGACCTTGCTCAATATCTTGTACTGTGTGAAGATTACTAACTTCCAACACTCAGTGTTTCTCCTGCTGAAGCAGAATATCTCCCCAAAGATCCCCAGGCTGCTGCTGGCCTGTGTGCTGATTTCTGCTTTCACCACTTGCCTGTACATCACTCTTAGCCAGGCATCACCTTTTCCTGAACTTGTGACTAAGAGAAATAACACATCATTTAATACCCATGAAGGCATCTTGTCTTTAGTGGTTTCTTTGGTCTTGAGCTCATCTCTCCAGTTCATCATTAATGTGACTTCTGCTTCCTTGCTAATACACTCCTTGAGGAGACATATACAGAAGATGCAGAAAAATGCCACTGGTTTCTGGAATCCCCAGACGGAAGCTCATGTAGGTGCTATGAAGCTGATGATCTATTTCCTCATCCTCTACATTCCATATTCAGTTGCTACACTGGTCCAGTATCTCCCCTTTTATGTAGGGATGGATATGGGGACCAAAGCCATTTGTCTGATTTTTGCCACCCTTTACTCTCCAGGACATTCTGTTCTCATTATTATCACACATCCTAAACTGAAAACAACAGCAAAGAAGattctttgtttcaaaaaatag
- the TAS2R5 gene encoding taste receptor type 2 member 5: protein MLSTGLGLLMLVAVVEFLIGLIGNGVLVVWSFREWIRKFNWSSYNLIILGLAGCRFLLQWLIILDLSLFPLFQSSRWLRYLSIFWVLVSQASLWFATFLSVFYCKKIMTFDRPAYLWLKQRAYHLSLWCLLGYFIINVLLTVQIGLTFYHPPQGNSSIWYPFESWQYLYAFQLNSGSYLPLMVFLVSSGMLIVSLYTHHKKMKAHSAGRRDARAKAHITALKSLGCFLLLHLVYILASPFSITSKTYPPDLTSVFIWETLMVAYPSLHSLILIMGIPRVKQTCQKILWKTVCAWRCWGP from the coding sequence atgctgagcaCTGGCCTAGGACTGCTGATGCTGGTGGCAGTGGTTGAATTTCTCATCGGTTTAATTGGAAATGGAGTCCTTGTGGTCTGGAGTTTTAGAGAATGGATCAGAAAATTCAACTGGTCCTCATATAACCTCATTATCCTGGGCCTGGCTGGCTGTCGATTTCTCCTGCAGTGGCTGATCATTTTGGACTTAAGCTTGTTTCCACTTTTCCAGAGCAGCCGTTGGCTTCGCTATCTTAGTATCTTCTGGGTCCTGGTAAGCCAGGCCAGCTTATGGTTTGCCACCTTCCTCAGTGTCTTCTACTGCAAGAAGATCATGACCTTCGATCGCCCGGCCTACTTGTGGCTGAAGCAGAGGGCCTATCATCTGAGTCTCTGGTGCCTTCTGGGCTACTTTATAATCAATGTGTTACTTACAGTCCAAATTGGCTTAACGTTCTATCATCCTCCCCAAGGAAACAGCAGCATTTGGTATCCCTTTGAAAGCTGGCAGTACCTGTATGCATTTCAGCTCAATTCAGGAAGTTATTTGCCTTTAATGGTGTTTCTTGTTTCCTCTGGGATGCTGATCGTCTCTTTGTATACACACCACAAGAAGATGAAGGCCCATTCAGCTGGTAGGAGGGATGCCCGGGCCAAGGCTCACATCACTGCCCTGAAGTCCTTGGGCTGCTTCCTCTTACTTCACCTGGTTTATATCTTGGCCAGCCCCTTCTCCATCACCTCCAAGACTTATCCTCCTGATCTCACCAGTGTCTTCATCTGGGAGACACTCATGGTGGCCTATCCTTCTCTTCATTCTCTCATATTGATCATGGGGATTCCTAGGGTGAAGCAGACTTGTCAGAAGATCCTATGGAAGACGGTGTGTGCTTGGAGATGCTGGGGCCCATGA